TCTTCTCTTGAAACCGCGTAATCGATCATGATGATCGTGGCCTGATTCCAAGCAATCCGCAAACCCATCCCTTGGGAATACTTGTAATCCGTAAGCCCGGCCTTATGCTCGTCGTTCCAGACTCGACCGAAGTCCCAGAAAGGAACCAAGTTGAGCGCGAAGTATTCCCCACCCACGGAGAAATCGTAGAACTTCCAACGAACTTCCACAGTTCCAAAACCCATGGCGCGTCCAACAAATCGATCTTGTTTGTATCCTCTTAAAGTTCGAAGACCGCCTAAACCGGAAACGGTGTTCTCGGTTCCCCATAAATTTCTATATTCGAAAAATGGAACGTCCCCGTCGGAAACTCCAAAACCGAAACGAGAGGCTAAGACTAACTTTTCAAACGTCTTTGGAAAGGGGCTATAGAAGAATTTAGCGTGACCGAAATATTTCTGAAAATCAAAATTAGAACCGATCGTCTTCGTTGCCTTCTCATACGTTGCTTCTAAAAAAACTCCGGAGTTTGGATCGGGTTCGTAGTCCCTTGTATCGTACACCAAACCGACCTTTGCGGTGTTCACATAACCGCCGTGATATCCTTTGATCTTTCCCGCTTCCGCGTCTTCGGTCAATCGGGTCTTTGCGTTCGGAACCTCTCCGGAAGTGCTCAAAGGTGTTCCGTCGAAGATCGGATCCACTGCTTTGACAAACTTACCGTCATTCGCCTGAACGATGTTATTCGAAAAACGAAAACCGGCGACGAGTCTAACGGTTCCGTGAAAATACGAACGTTCCGAACTGAAGTTCAATTGTGGGGTTTGAATCGTATAACGGTTGTACATACGATCCGTCACGTTAAACGCGGGACCGGCTGGAACTCCGGAATACATCCTTCCGCCGAGTTCAATCGGATCTCCGGGTCCACCCGGTCTTTGATACATAAATGTCGATTCTT
This is a stretch of genomic DNA from Leptospira stimsonii. It encodes these proteins:
- the omp85 gene encoding Omp85 family outer membrane protein, translating into MMKKRTLLPILILSTLIFFVSEVSSQENFTGCDKPEERKDLPFRIDRVKQMCKKDLENKKEGWYPTGLPLINSDPNEGIGYGVRVYGYNNGKKTDPFFEYTPYRLRFFAQYFNTTKNAQYHQLSLDMPYIANTQWRLRADALLTITPTTLYFGVGESTLRPLSYQERNQPGAPQVNNAQYSAQESTFMYQRPGGPGDPIELGGRMYSGVPAGPAFNVTDRMYNRYTIQTPQLNFSSERSYFHGTVRLVAGFRFSNNIVQANDGKFVKAVDPIFDGTPLSTSGEVPNAKTRLTEDAEAGKIKGYHGGYVNTAKVGLVYDTRDYEPDPNSGVFLEATYEKATKTIGSNFDFQKYFGHAKFFYSPFPKTFEKLVLASRFGFGVSDGDVPFFEYRNLWGTENTVSGLGGLRTLRGYKQDRFVGRAMGFGTVEVRWKFYDFSVGGEYFALNLVPFWDFGRVWNDEHKAGLTDYKYSQGMGLRIAWNQATIIMIDYAVSREDKQLFVNFSHVF